The Chloroherpetonaceae bacterium DNA segment AGCATCCTTTTAGGGTCTATACGGGCATTACGGTCGTCGTAACAGGCGAATAATAGCAGCGGCGTGGAAACTACCTCTGGGTAGTTCCACACACACTGCAGCTCGCTGCGGAATAAGCCCCAGAACCTCTTTTCAGAACGCACCCACCAAAAGTATAGGTTGAACATTAAGCTGCATAACATCACTGCCCTACATTTGACGAAGCAACTCCCCAAATGCTGCAGAAGTGACTGGAAAGTTCGCTAAATTCCTGTCAAAATCACTATGGTTACGCAGTGCCTAAAAATTGGCATAACCTGCTATCCGACTTACGGCGGCAGCGGAGTGGTTGCAACAGAGCTGGGTAAAGCACTCGCCGAGCGTGGACACATTGTGCACTTCATCAGCTACAGCTTGCCTTTCCGCTTGCGCCGTTTCTCTGAAAACATTTTCTACCACGAAGTTGAAATCAGCAACTATCCGCTCTTCGAGTTTCCGCCTTACTCGATTTCACTCGCCTCAAAAATGGCAGAGGTGATGTGCTACGAAGAATTGGATTTGCTTCATGTGCATTATGCGATTCCGCACGCAATCAGCGCCTTTCTGGCACGCGAAATTCAACGCGACCGACTTAGCCTTGCCCAAGTGTGCAAAGAAACCAAAGTGATCACGACCTTGCACGGCACAGACATTACACTGGTGGGCACAGACCCCGGCCTAAGTGGTGCAGTGCGACTTGGAATTAACCGCTCCGATGGCGTAACCGCCGTGTCTGAATTTCTGAGACGCAAAACAATTGAAGACTTCTCACCCACAAAGCCCATAGAAGTTATCAAGAATTTTGTAGATACGAAGGAATTTTTCCGTCGCCCTGAGGCAGAGCGGCTGCGCGCCGCCTTCGCCACAAAAGAAGAAAAGATTGTAGTGCATCTGTCGAACTTCCGTCCAGCTAAGCGGGTGAAAGATGTGGTGCGGGTCTTTGAAAAGGTAAGCCGAGAGATACCCGCACGCCTGCTGCTGATTGGGGATGGCCCTGAACGCTCCGAAGCCGAACACCTTGCACGTGAGCTGAAAATCTCAGAAGCAGTGCGCTTTCTTGGCAAGCAAGAAGCAGTAGTCGAGCTGCTGTCCATAGCTGATGTGATGCTGATGCCCAGTGAGTCAGAATCGTTCGGACTGGCTGCACTGGAAGCCATGGCTTGTGGCGTGCCAGTGGTCTGCACAAACATCGGAGGATTACCCGAACTGGTAAAGCACAACTACAATGGTTTCCTTGCCAGCGTCGGCGCAATTGACGAAATGGCTGCCCACATTAGTCAACTTCTTTCGGATAATGCGCGCTGGGAGAGCTTTTCTCATAATGCGCGCAAGACCGCGCTCTGCTTCGATACCGACTGCATCGTGCCAATCTATGAGCGATACTACGCCAAAGTTTTAAATGAATGACAAGAAGTGTTGCTTTCTGTAACCCTCAGAACGCACAAGTATGGACAACACACTCAAGCAAGTGAAAGCTGATACGGAACAAGCCAGACTAAATGCCGAACAGCAGCCAGTAGAAAAACCATCACAACCTGAAAAAGAGAAAGGTCTCCTGAGCGGACTCTTCCAGCGCAGCTTTGAACTAGAAATGCTCGTCTCTGGCGTGGCGATCCTCACGCTGCTACGCGCGCCAGAACTGCTAGAGACATTGTTTGAGTGGGCAGCTCTGAACACAAAAGAGGGAGTGGATTTCTTTGGCATAATAGCATTTGTGGCACGCGCCGCGAAAGCAATCACTTATCTGGTTGCATTCAACTTTATCCTCCATCTTTTCTTGCGATGCTTTTGGGTAGGCTTAGTGGGGCTAAGGTCAGTTTTTCAAAGCGAAGCGGATTTGGAAGCCATAGTAAAACACTCGCCGCCGCTGTATCGCAGGTTTTACGAGGAGCGCGGATATAGCTTGGAGTCGCTCGCAGAGCGCGTGGATAGGCTTTGCAGAATGCTGTTTGCGTTCACGTTCGTCGTGGTCGCAACAGTGCTGTATGTTGTGATAGGCTTTCTCTTTGGTGCATTGATTGCGAGGGAGAAGTGGCTACTGGTCGTAGCAGGCACATTTTTCATCGCTTTGCTGTTGCTGTCTGCACTAGACTATGCGGCAAAAAGACTAAGACCATTTTCGCGCTGGGCGAATGTGCCATGGCTGGTCAGATTTGCAAAAGGCATATATGGTATTGGCGATTGGATAATCTTGGGTGTGATATATAGACCGCTATCTATTGCCTTCAAAGCAAACAAATCTTCTGCAATGCTGTATGGAGGAGTGTTCGTGTATGTCATCGCCTTCATCGTCATAGCTCTCATAGCTCTCGGCATAAAGGTGGATAACTTTGACTTTTTCCCTGACCGTTGGAGAGGAGCATACATGATACGAGGCAGTTATTACGAAAACCTGCGCTCAGAGGGCAAGCTGTCCCTGGCGCCTTACATCCAGTCGGACATTGTCAGGGAGCCTTTTGTTAGACTCGTGATTCCCTACTATGTGAATCTCAACGATAGCGTTCTGGCTCGAGCCCCTGCACTGGCAGAGATGAACCGATACGAACCCACAGCGGAGCAGGTCAAGCTGGCAATTGAGACAATGCGCAGCTTTTACCGCATTACGCTAAATGACTCAACCCTGTCGGAGTTAGAATTTGCATTCTATAAAAATCCTAAGAACGAGCAACCATCAATGGTTGCCTATATTCCCGCAGAACATTTGCCGAAAGGGAAGAATACGCTGGTGATAAAAGCGAGCAAAGACGAGTGGGTGATTCCGTTCTATCGGTGAGGCGAGCGAAAGGGTGAGCGCCTGTATGCGCAAGACTGGCAAAGCGTTCTTGCGCGCCAAAGTAGAATTCCGCCGCACCGAGCAAGTCTATGAGCGTAGAACAAGTGCCTCGCACAGACGCGTTGCAGCTGTTCTCTCAAGTGAGCGATGTAGGGATGTGAAAGTTCTATGGAAAAGTGTTATCTTTGTATGACCCTCTGCTGCCCAAAACCCTAACAGAAGTTAACGAGGAGGTGTCGAAATGCAGAAGGTCTCACGAAAGTCTCCCGCCGTATCCCAAAAGGACATTGTAGAATGTTTGATACTGGTTGCACTAGTTGTGATGTGGTGGCTGTTCAGCTAAGCGAAACGCAACGCTGAAAGCACCACAAAACCGCTTGTTCATTTGTGAACCCCCTATGAGCTTGTAAAGACTACCCTGACACTTCGCCAGAAACCTGCCTCGGTGCTGCGTCCAAACCGTCCTTGAAAAGCTGTCTTGCGCTCAAAAAGTAGGAGAGTTATATTCCAGCAATTGCAAAAGAACCTTTCACCGCTTTCCAGTTTCCAACTATGGCAACCGTAGTCTTAAACAAAGTAGAGAAAATCTACGAGGGCGGCGTCAAAGCTGTCGAGAACTTCAGTCTCGAGATTACCGATAAGGAGTTTATTGTGCTGGTCGGTCCCTCTGGGTGTGGCAAATCTACGACGCTCCGAATGATTGCAGGCTTAGAGAGTATCTCACGTGGCGACCTTTACATTGAT contains these protein-coding regions:
- the bshA gene encoding N-acetyl-alpha-D-glucosaminyl L-malate synthase BshA yields the protein MVTQCLKIGITCYPTYGGSGVVATELGKALAERGHIVHFISYSLPFRLRRFSENIFYHEVEISNYPLFEFPPYSISLASKMAEVMCYEELDLLHVHYAIPHAISAFLAREIQRDRLSLAQVCKETKVITTLHGTDITLVGTDPGLSGAVRLGINRSDGVTAVSEFLRRKTIEDFSPTKPIEVIKNFVDTKEFFRRPEAERLRAAFATKEEKIVVHLSNFRPAKRVKDVVRVFEKVSREIPARLLLIGDGPERSEAEHLARELKISEAVRFLGKQEAVVELLSIADVMLMPSESESFGLAALEAMACGVPVVCTNIGGLPELVKHNYNGFLASVGAIDEMAAHISQLLSDNARWESFSHNARKTALCFDTDCIVPIYERYYAKVLNE